In the Sarcophilus harrisii chromosome 3, mSarHar1.11, whole genome shotgun sequence genome, one interval contains:
- the GPR160 gene encoding probable G-protein coupled receptor 160 gives MYVSSDNHTFPLPSSPGPPLLDPSCMVLSITLVKTFLNILMLAIRRKDACGSLLECFCMTVVFVDFLLLMVLSFIAYFRDFALWGVRFTKYHICLLPQILSFAYGFLHCPVFLLAGVDHYLNISKTSKVSPLGRNIFYFFTVILIWIAALAYVLGDSVTYVSLSKQPLSSYHCPFYVSIQSYWLSLFMVGVLLVVFGTCWSEVLTMTQSLRVISYMKETALYFPFAPDWDPMVICKKQLLTKLLICFLGTWFPFVFLQIIILFLDIRIPAYVEMNIPWLYFINSFLIAAVYWFRSHELKVTETILHMDPYVNWNFCFIPFTIHHTEKTEKTAAVIAC, from the coding sequence atgtatgtttcttcGGACAATCACACCTTTCCGCTCCCCTCATCTCCTGGGCCCCCGCTTCTGGACCCCAGCTGCATGGTACTCTCCATCACACTGGTGAAAACTTTCCTCAACATCCTGATGCTCGCCATTCGGAGAAAGGACGCCTGCGGCAGCCTTCTGGAATGTTTCTGCATGACTGTGGTCTTCGTTGATTTCTTGCTTCTGATGGTTTTATCTTTTATAGCTTATTTCCGGGACTTTGCCCTCTGGGGCGTTCGGTTTACAAAATACCACATCTGCCTGTTACCTCAGATTTTGTCCTTTGCCTATGGCTTCCTGCACTGCCCAGTCTTTCTTCTTGCCGGTGTGGATCACTACCTGAACATCTCAAAGACGTCGAAGGTTTCACCCTTGGGCCGaaacatcttttatttctttaccgTCATCCTTATTTGGATAGCAGCCCTCGCCTATGTTTTGGGAGACTCCGTGACCTACGTGAGCCTGAGTAAACAGCCCCTTTCTTCCTACCACTGCCCTTTCTACGTTAGCATTCAAAGCTACTGGCTGTCTCTTTTCATGGTGGGGGTTCTCCTGGTGGTTTTCGGAACTTGCTGGTCTGAAGTCTTGACCATGACTCAGTCCCTTCGTGTCATTTCCTATATGAAGGAGACTGCCCTGTACTTTCCCTTTGCACCGGACTGGGATCCCATGGTCATCTGTAAAAAGCAGCTCTTGACCAagcttttgatctgttttcttgGAACTTGGTTCCCATTTGTTTTCCTTCAGATAATCATTCTGTTTCTGGACATACGGATTCCAGCCTACGTGGAGATGAACATCCCCTGGTTGTATTTTATTAACAGTTTTCTCATTGCTGCAGTTTACTGGTTTAGGAGTCATGAGCTTAAGGTAACAGAAACAATTTTACACATGGACCCATACGTGAACTGGAATTTCTGCTTTATTCCGTTCACAATTCATCatacagagaaaacagaaaagactGCAGCAGTAATAGCCTGTTAA